One stretch of Dyella jiangningensis DNA includes these proteins:
- a CDS encoding homoserine dehydrogenase: MSAVLAAEAAIAPKPQASSSIAAVLLGTGVVGGAFLKLLNTPAASSIRLVGAANSRRQQTQAELLADRALREKLKSHGDVRDDAALLSALDANDAAVKVIIDATACGTLASRHSEWLARGYHVVTANKSLAGGDLPGWRALQAALAQGGRYGDSATVGAGLPVISTLRRLRHCGDALLTLEGVFSGSLSYLFNQYDGSQPFSALLRRARELGYTEPDPRSDLSGEDVARKLLILARCAGFALRPDEVEVESLVPESLRGVDVETFLARLEELDEPLAARHAEAKARGGALRFLARLNQRGRARVGLVEVPANHPATRLYGTDNQFALSTTRYNTQPLVIQGPGAGPEVTAQALLGDVLALA, translated from the coding sequence ATGAGCGCGGTGCTGGCGGCGGAGGCTGCAATCGCACCGAAACCGCAGGCGTCCTCGTCCATCGCCGCGGTGCTGCTCGGCACCGGCGTGGTCGGCGGCGCCTTTCTCAAGTTGCTCAATACACCGGCGGCATCGTCGATCCGCCTGGTGGGCGCGGCCAATTCGCGCCGTCAGCAGACGCAGGCCGAACTGCTGGCCGACCGCGCATTGCGCGAGAAGCTGAAGAGCCATGGCGACGTGCGTGACGATGCGGCGTTGTTGTCCGCGCTGGACGCGAACGATGCGGCAGTGAAAGTCATCATCGACGCGACCGCCTGCGGCACGCTCGCTTCGCGGCACTCGGAATGGCTGGCGCGTGGCTACCACGTGGTGACCGCAAACAAGTCCCTTGCCGGGGGCGATCTCCCGGGTTGGCGTGCGCTGCAGGCAGCGCTGGCGCAGGGCGGCCGCTACGGCGATTCGGCGACGGTGGGTGCCGGCCTGCCGGTGATCTCCACGCTGCGCCGCCTGCGTCATTGCGGCGACGCGCTGCTCACGCTGGAAGGCGTGTTCTCCGGCTCGCTCTCGTACCTGTTCAACCAGTACGACGGAAGCCAGCCGTTTTCGGCGTTGCTGCGTCGTGCACGCGAACTGGGATATACCGAGCCCGATCCGCGTTCCGATCTCTCGGGCGAGGACGTCGCGCGCAAGCTGCTGATACTCGCGCGCTGCGCGGGTTTCGCACTGCGTCCCGACGAAGTGGAAGTGGAAAGCCTGGTGCCGGAAAGCCTGCGTGGCGTGGATGTGGAAACCTTCCTCGCGCGCCTGGAAGAATTGGACGAGCCGCTGGCGGCCCGTCATGCCGAAGCAAAAGCGCGCGGCGGCGCATTGCGCTTCCTCGCGCGCCTCAACCAGCGCGGCCGTGCCCGCGTGGGCCTGGTGGAGGTACCGGCCAACCATCCGGCCACGCGCCTCTACGGCACCGACAACCAGTTCGCCCTCAGCACCACGCGCTACAACACGCAGCCGCTGGTGATCCAGGGGCCCGGTGCGGGGCCGGAGGTAACAGCACAGGCGTTGCTGGGGGATGTGCTCGCGCTGGCGTGA
- a CDS encoding APC family permease, which yields MSHSSIRRDVGPFALMLTGLGSIIGSGWLFGAWRAAGLAGPGAVWAWVLGAAIIMTIALTYAELGAMFPESGGMVRYARYSHGSLVGFISAWANWIAIVSVIPMEAEASVQYMASWPWQWAQNLYVHMADGHGELTEPGLMIAAVLVLIYFLLNFWSVKLFARSNTAITVFKLVVPAATGLALIASGFHTENFSVGVHGDAHAIDFAAVLTAVATAGIVFSFNGFQSPVNLAGEAHNPGKSIPFAVIGSILLATVVYVILQVAYLGAVPPEMLAKAGWHGIDFRSPFAELAIIVNLHWLAMLLYVDAFISPSGTGMTYTATTARMIYGMERNGTMPKILGRIHPKWGVPRPAMWFNLAVSYLFLFKFRGWGTLAAVISVATIISYLTGPVSAMTLRRTAPNLHRPLRIPGLPILAGVAFIMATELLYWARWPLTGEIILLMVVALPVYLFYQLRANWHDFGRQLKGAWWLIFYLPALALVSWLGSAEFGGQGYLSYGVDLAVVAIIGLVFYVWGVKSGWRTPSVEEAEANPHVHD from the coding sequence ATGTCTCATTCCTCGATCCGGCGCGATGTCGGTCCGTTCGCCCTCATGCTTACCGGCCTGGGGTCGATCATCGGCTCAGGCTGGCTGTTCGGCGCCTGGCGCGCCGCCGGTCTGGCCGGCCCCGGCGCCGTCTGGGCGTGGGTGCTCGGCGCGGCGATCATCATGACCATCGCGCTGACCTACGCCGAACTCGGTGCCATGTTCCCCGAGTCGGGCGGCATGGTGCGCTACGCGCGCTACTCGCACGGCTCGCTGGTGGGCTTCATCAGCGCATGGGCGAACTGGATCGCCATCGTCTCGGTGATCCCGATGGAAGCGGAAGCCTCGGTGCAGTACATGGCCTCGTGGCCGTGGCAGTGGGCGCAGAACCTCTACGTGCACATGGCCGACGGTCACGGCGAGCTCACCGAGCCCGGCCTGATGATCGCGGCCGTGCTGGTGCTGATCTATTTCCTGCTGAACTTCTGGAGCGTGAAGCTGTTCGCCCGCTCCAACACCGCCATCACCGTGTTCAAGCTGGTGGTGCCGGCCGCCACCGGCCTCGCCTTGATCGCCAGCGGCTTCCACACCGAGAACTTCTCGGTCGGCGTGCACGGCGATGCGCACGCGATCGATTTCGCCGCCGTACTCACCGCCGTGGCCACCGCGGGCATCGTATTCAGCTTCAACGGCTTCCAGAGTCCGGTGAACCTCGCCGGCGAGGCGCATAACCCGGGCAAGAGCATTCCGTTCGCGGTGATCGGCTCGATCCTGCTCGCCACCGTCGTCTACGTGATCCTGCAGGTGGCCTACCTCGGCGCGGTGCCGCCGGAGATGCTGGCCAAGGCCGGCTGGCACGGCATCGACTTCCGCTCGCCGTTCGCCGAACTCGCCATCATCGTCAACCTGCACTGGCTGGCGATGCTGCTGTACGTCGATGCCTTCATCAGCCCCAGCGGCACCGGCATGACCTACACGGCCACCACCGCCCGCATGATCTACGGCATGGAGCGCAACGGCACGATGCCGAAGATCCTCGGCCGCATCCACCCGAAGTGGGGCGTGCCGCGTCCGGCGATGTGGTTCAACCTAGCCGTTTCCTACCTGTTCCTGTTCAAGTTCCGCGGTTGGGGAACGCTGGCTGCGGTGATCTCGGTAGCCACGATCATCTCCTATCTCACCGGTCCGGTAAGTGCGATGACGCTGCGCCGCACCGCGCCGAACCTGCATCGTCCGCTGCGCATCCCGGGCCTGCCGATCCTCGCGGGCGTCGCCTTCATCATGGCGACGGAGCTGCTGTACTGGGCGCGCTGGCCGCTGACCGGCGAGATCATCCTGCTGATGGTGGTCGCGCTGCCGGTGTACCTGTTCTACCAGCTCAGGGCGAACTGGCACGACTTCGGTCGCCAGCTCAAGGGCGCCTGGTGGTTGATCTTCTACCTTCCCGCCTTGGCCCTGGTGTCGTGGCTGGGCAGCGCCGAATTCGGTGGCCAGGGCTACCTGAGCTACGGCGTGGACCTCGCCGTGGTCGCCATCATCGGCCTGGTGTTCTACGTGTGGGGCGTGAAGTCCGGCTGGCGCACGCCGTCGGTGGAAGAGGCGGAAGCGAATCCGCACGTGCACGACTGA
- a CDS encoding tetratricopeptide repeat protein, whose product MIRVTWLVAMVAVAALSMPATAVSGDAAGEALQKRAEAGDAKAQIELGRALEEDGAPADKAASTAWYRKAAMAGSADGAWRLGFALMAGTGTARDVPAGLEWLRQSVNISQDADHMAALAMLLATTGGDQKEAMQWAQMAADKGSPKGFEVLGMARLSGKWGLPKDPALAEKLFTTAAQKGDVNTQVALGKLYFSDAFGREDSTSGVHWLQAAADAGSAEAAGFLGYLFITGKEGVPVDAARGVALARKAMAGNAMEGHYAMGVAYVTGVGVAENLAEGWYQISIAQRMDSQQGLASAGGYLAKAAAKLTPAQLAQLKARVDADAAKLPAAPPGP is encoded by the coding sequence ATGATCCGCGTGACGTGGCTGGTGGCGATGGTGGCGGTGGCCGCACTCTCGATGCCCGCGACGGCGGTTTCCGGCGATGCGGCGGGCGAGGCGTTGCAGAAACGCGCCGAGGCCGGCGACGCGAAGGCTCAGATCGAGCTGGGCCGTGCGCTGGAAGAGGACGGCGCGCCTGCGGACAAGGCGGCCAGCACGGCGTGGTACCGGAAGGCGGCGATGGCCGGGAGTGCGGATGGCGCTTGGCGCCTCGGCTTCGCCCTCATGGCGGGCACCGGCACCGCACGCGATGTTCCTGCTGGCCTCGAATGGCTGCGGCAGAGCGTGAACATCAGCCAGGACGCCGACCACATGGCCGCGCTGGCCATGTTGCTGGCCACGACCGGTGGTGATCAGAAGGAAGCCATGCAATGGGCGCAGATGGCAGCGGACAAGGGCTCGCCCAAGGGCTTCGAGGTGCTGGGCATGGCGAGGCTCTCGGGAAAGTGGGGTCTGCCCAAGGACCCTGCGCTGGCCGAGAAGCTATTCACGACGGCGGCGCAGAAGGGTGACGTCAATACCCAGGTCGCCCTCGGCAAGCTGTACTTCTCCGATGCGTTCGGACGAGAGGACTCCACGTCCGGTGTCCATTGGCTGCAGGCTGCCGCCGATGCGGGCAGTGCTGAGGCCGCTGGCTTCCTCGGCTACTTGTTCATCACCGGCAAGGAGGGTGTGCCAGTGGACGCGGCACGCGGCGTGGCGCTGGCGCGCAAGGCCATGGCGGGCAACGCCATGGAAGGACATTACGCGATGGGCGTGGCGTACGTAACAGGTGTCGGCGTGGCGGAGAACCTGGCGGAAGGCTGGTACCAGATTTCGATCGCACAGCGCATGGACAGCCAGCAGGGGCTGGCCAGCGCGGGCGGTTATCTCGCCAAGGCGGCGGCCAAGCTCACCCCGGCGCAGCTGGCGCAATTGAAGGCGCGGGTGGATGCCGACGCTGCGAAGCTGCCCGCGGCACCGCCGGGTCCGTAA
- a CDS encoding TonB-dependent receptor, whose protein sequence is MELRRTQFSRRCICSAIAAVLMGPLCAMALPDAGMPVAAASTDAAGGDAAAQAGSDAAQASSTSAAEASARQLGTVIVTANKRSERLQDVPMGVSVMAGPQLERQNATSFADYATQIPGLNTISTGQGQTQLVLRGITSGSGQPNAAVGTYVDDAPYGSSTVYALGSLLTPDIDPYDLQRIEVLRGPQGTLYGSNTLGGLVKFVTTPPDTTQASGRIGVDTSGVDNGGTGFGAHATVNIPLANTLALRVNAYDRTDPGYIDNVTTGKTEVNEAKVSGARAQVLWTPSDKVSVRFAALAQNLSSDGLANGGVDIDPDTLKPIYGDNKQARAASTGELKLKYRLYDLTVNADFDWAKLVSTTSYGTVRLNENTDVTNAYGPILNPAFGLDTGGYSIHQPVSMNKVTQELRLQSPEQQLLEWRVGLFYTHERSTDSQSVLSFDANTGAPIALPTLADLAIGPAVFTEWAGYGDVTWHATSNLSVLVGARYSFDKTTYKQTGTGILTGDSNFSTNGTDHPVTYLFNPSYKFSDDLMAYLRVASGFRPGGPNVGVPPGLGAPQTFDADKLVSYELGLKSLMLDKRMSIDVDVFYIDWSKIQLAETAGGFSFLGNGGKASSKGLEANWRFTPVAGFTVWANATYTKAELSADTPPGGLYGYNGDRLPYVPKWNANLGADYNFPLGSGWSGFVGGNVSYVGSRKSDFNTVPAPQFTLPSFTSVDVHLGANVDKWTFSLYAKNLGNKHGITAMSSETLDPIASPFQATYQTPRTIGVSASVEL, encoded by the coding sequence ATGGAACTTCGTCGTACGCAGTTCAGCCGTCGCTGTATCTGTTCGGCCATCGCCGCCGTGTTGATGGGCCCGCTCTGTGCCATGGCGCTGCCCGATGCCGGCATGCCCGTGGCAGCCGCAAGTACCGACGCGGCAGGCGGCGATGCCGCCGCGCAGGCCGGATCGGATGCGGCGCAAGCTTCATCGACATCGGCCGCCGAGGCATCGGCCCGACAACTGGGCACCGTCATCGTCACCGCCAACAAGCGCAGCGAGCGCCTGCAGGACGTGCCGATGGGCGTTTCGGTGATGGCAGGGCCGCAGCTGGAGCGCCAGAACGCGACCAGCTTCGCCGATTACGCCACGCAGATTCCCGGCCTCAATACCATCTCCACCGGCCAGGGCCAGACGCAGCTGGTGCTTCGTGGCATCACGTCCGGCAGCGGGCAGCCCAATGCAGCCGTCGGCACGTATGTCGATGATGCGCCGTATGGATCGAGCACCGTTTACGCGCTCGGCAGCCTGCTTACGCCGGACATCGATCCGTACGACCTGCAGCGCATCGAAGTGCTGCGTGGGCCGCAGGGCACGCTGTACGGTTCGAACACGCTTGGCGGCCTGGTGAAGTTCGTCACCACGCCACCGGATACCACGCAGGCCAGTGGCCGCATCGGCGTGGATACCAGCGGCGTCGACAACGGCGGCACGGGTTTCGGTGCGCACGCGACGGTGAACATCCCGCTGGCCAATACGCTCGCGCTGCGCGTCAACGCGTATGACCGCACGGATCCGGGCTACATCGACAACGTCACCACCGGGAAAACCGAGGTCAACGAGGCCAAGGTATCCGGCGCGCGTGCGCAGGTGCTGTGGACGCCGAGCGACAAGGTTTCGGTGCGGTTCGCGGCGCTGGCGCAGAACCTGAGCAGTGATGGCCTCGCCAACGGTGGCGTGGATATCGATCCGGACACGCTCAAGCCGATCTATGGCGACAACAAGCAGGCGAGGGCGGCGAGCACGGGCGAACTCAAGCTCAAGTACCGCCTTTACGACCTGACGGTGAACGCGGATTTCGACTGGGCCAAGCTGGTATCCACCACGAGTTACGGCACGGTGCGGCTCAACGAAAACACCGACGTCACCAACGCCTACGGTCCGATCCTCAATCCGGCGTTCGGGCTGGATACCGGCGGTTATTCCATCCACCAGCCGGTGTCGATGAACAAGGTCACGCAGGAACTGCGCCTGCAATCACCCGAGCAACAACTGCTCGAGTGGCGCGTCGGCCTGTTCTACACGCACGAGCGCAGTACCGACAGCCAGAGCGTGCTGAGCTTCGATGCCAACACGGGCGCGCCGATCGCGCTGCCGACGTTGGCCGACCTGGCGATCGGTCCGGCGGTGTTTACCGAATGGGCCGGCTATGGCGACGTCACCTGGCACGCCACGTCCAACCTCAGCGTGCTGGTCGGTGCGCGTTACAGCTTCGACAAGACGACCTACAAGCAAACCGGTACGGGCATCCTCACCGGCGACAGCAATTTTTCCACGAACGGCACCGACCATCCGGTCACCTATCTGTTCAACCCGAGCTACAAGTTCAGCGACGACCTGATGGCGTACCTGCGCGTTGCTTCGGGCTTCCGTCCGGGTGGCCCGAACGTGGGCGTGCCGCCGGGACTCGGCGCGCCGCAGACCTTCGATGCGGACAAGCTGGTGAGCTACGAGCTGGGCCTGAAGTCGCTGATGCTCGACAAGCGCATGAGCATCGACGTCGACGTGTTCTACATCGATTGGAGCAAGATCCAGCTGGCCGAAACCGCGGGCGGCTTCAGCTTCCTCGGCAACGGCGGCAAGGCGAGCAGCAAGGGCCTGGAAGCCAACTGGCGCTTCACGCCGGTGGCGGGCTTCACGGTATGGGCGAACGCCACCTACACCAAGGCGGAACTCTCCGCCGACACGCCGCCCGGCGGCCTGTACGGCTACAACGGCGATCGCCTGCCGTACGTGCCGAAGTGGAACGCGAACCTCGGCGCCGACTACAACTTCCCGTTGGGCTCGGGCTGGTCGGGCTTCGTGGGCGGCAACGTCAGCTACGTCGGTTCGCGCAAGTCGGACTTCAACACCGTGCCGGCACCGCAGTTCACGTTGCCCAGCTTCACCAGCGTGGATGTGCACCTTGGCGCCAACGTCGACAAGTGGACCTTCTCGCTCTACGCCAAGAACCTCGGCAACAAGCACGGCATCACCGCCATGAGCAGCGAGACGCTGGACCCCATCGCGAGCCCCTTCCAGGCCACCTACCAGACGCCGCGCACCATCGGCGTGTCGGCGAGCGTCGAGCTTTGA
- a CDS encoding serine hydrolase domain-containing protein gives MKHLVKRLVALAACATATLSFAQVPTVPPAQPAQAMPAAPASQDTSAHALTNEDLSTFFDGLVPFAIQRGDIAGGVITVVKDGNVLFSRGYGYADLKTRQPVSPETTLFRPGSTSKLFTWTAVMQMVEQGKVDLDHDVNDYIDFKIPPYEGKPITLRNLMTHTAGFEEVARDLLPATSDEVNIERYLKSHLPARIFPPGETVAYSNYGCGLAGYIVQRVSGERFEDYVQKHILQPLNMTHSSFDQPLPSALAPLMSKGYKTASDGVAQPFEWVDPAPAGALSSSGTDMAQFMIAQLQNGRYGDTRILKEDTAKLMHSQQYTASKGMVGFDLGFYQEDRNGLRIIGHGGDTEVFHSDLHLLLDKDVGIFMSFNSLGSEVGGAHTIRGAIFYAFLDRYFPHPLQDQPAIASAKADAARVAGWYESSRVNLSALRPFNLLGQMQVNAMPDGTLTIAALSDYAGKPLHWREVSPLHYVEENGQRKLDFIADANGNIKYWATDHISPVFVFNRVPAAKSMGSVSLWASLSLVVVLGALLFWWLGAWMRRHYHRSFEITHELRRSRLWSRVGALLLFADVLGWVLMIVAISADENLLLRGSATPWFYLLYVLGAVSLVGALAVLFHTVRNWQLARRSLWVRVGETLLGLAALYLAWFILAFGMVSFNVRF, from the coding sequence ATGAAGCACCTAGTCAAACGGTTGGTTGCGCTGGCTGCCTGCGCAACGGCGACACTGAGCTTCGCTCAGGTGCCGACCGTGCCACCGGCGCAGCCGGCACAGGCAATGCCGGCCGCGCCGGCCAGCCAGGACACATCCGCGCACGCGCTGACCAACGAAGATCTCTCCACGTTCTTCGATGGCCTCGTGCCATTCGCCATCCAGCGCGGTGATATCGCCGGCGGCGTGATCACCGTGGTGAAGGACGGCAACGTGCTGTTCTCGCGCGGCTACGGCTACGCCGACCTCAAGACGCGTCAGCCGGTCTCGCCGGAAACCACGCTGTTCCGCCCGGGCTCCACGTCCAAGCTGTTCACGTGGACGGCGGTGATGCAGATGGTCGAGCAGGGCAAGGTCGACCTGGATCACGACGTCAACGACTACATCGACTTCAAGATCCCGCCGTACGAAGGCAAGCCGATCACCCTGCGCAACCTCATGACGCACACCGCGGGCTTCGAGGAAGTGGCGCGCGACCTGCTGCCGGCCACGTCGGACGAAGTGAACATCGAGCGCTACCTCAAGAGCCACCTGCCGGCGCGCATCTTTCCGCCGGGCGAAACGGTGGCGTATTCCAATTACGGTTGCGGCCTGGCCGGCTACATCGTGCAGCGCGTATCCGGCGAACGCTTCGAGGATTACGTGCAGAAGCACATCCTGCAGCCGCTCAACATGACGCACTCGTCGTTCGACCAGCCGCTGCCTTCGGCGCTCGCGCCGCTGATGTCGAAGGGCTACAAGACCGCGTCCGATGGCGTGGCGCAGCCGTTCGAATGGGTGGATCCGGCACCGGCCGGCGCGCTCAGCTCGTCGGGCACCGACATGGCGCAGTTCATGATCGCCCAGCTTCAGAACGGCCGTTACGGCGACACGCGCATCCTCAAGGAAGACACCGCCAAGCTGATGCACTCGCAGCAATACACCGCGTCGAAGGGCATGGTGGGATTCGACCTGGGCTTCTACCAGGAAGACCGCAATGGCCTGCGCATCATCGGCCATGGCGGCGACACCGAAGTGTTCCACAGCGACCTGCATCTGCTGCTGGACAAGGATGTTGGCATCTTCATGTCGTTCAACAGCCTCGGCAGTGAAGTGGGCGGCGCACACACGATTCGTGGCGCGATCTTCTACGCGTTCCTGGACCGCTACTTCCCGCATCCGTTGCAGGATCAGCCGGCCATCGCATCCGCCAAGGCCGATGCCGCGCGCGTGGCGGGCTGGTACGAGTCGAGCCGCGTCAACCTGAGTGCGCTGCGTCCGTTCAACCTGCTCGGCCAGATGCAGGTCAACGCGATGCCGGACGGCACGCTGACCATCGCCGCGCTGAGCGACTACGCCGGCAAGCCGCTGCATTGGCGGGAAGTGAGCCCGCTGCACTACGTCGAAGAGAACGGCCAGCGCAAGCTGGACTTCATCGCCGACGCCAACGGCAACATCAAGTACTGGGCGACGGACCATATCTCGCCGGTATTCGTGTTCAACCGCGTGCCGGCGGCGAAGAGCATGGGTTCGGTGAGCCTGTGGGCCAGTCTCTCGCTGGTCGTGGTGCTGGGCGCGCTGCTGTTCTGGTGGCTGGGTGCGTGGATGCGCCGTCATTACCACCGCTCGTTCGAGATCACCCACGAGCTTCGCCGCAGCCGCCTGTGGTCGCGCGTCGGTGCATTGCTGCTGTTCGCCGACGTGCTGGGTTGGGTGCTGATGATCGTCGCGATCTCGGCCGACGAAAACCTGCTTCTGCGTGGTTCGGCGACGCCTTGGTTCTATCTGTTGTACGTGCTGGGTGCGGTATCCCTGGTGGGTGCGCTGGCCGTGCTGTTCCACACCGTGCGCAACTGGCAGTTGGCGAGGCGCAGCCTGTGGGTGCGTGTGGGCGAAACCTTGCTTGGCCTCGCGGCCTTGTACCTGGCGTGGTTCATCCTGGCGTTCGGGATGGTCAGCTTCAACGTGCGTTTCTAA
- a CDS encoding dipeptide epimerase has protein sequence MTTHGIKRVKLTASIERVEMTAPFRITGYVFTHNEMLVVRLESEGHVGHGEALGVYYHQDTPPSMLRQVEALRDIIEGGITRQQLLTLLPPGGARNALDCALWDLEAKQQGKPVWQLAGLNPPEPLLTTFTVGADEPEAMAERASSYTQARALKLKLTDDDRNADRVRAVRAVRPDAWLMVDANQGFTPETLASLLPALVESRVAVVEQPFPVGKEAWLDDVDSPIPLAADESVQDHRDLEKLVGRVNVINIKLDKCGGLTEALILARRAQELGFKLMVGNMGGTSWSMGPGFVVGALCMVVDLDGPLFLVSDREPAVRYEDGRIWCPEEVWGGAIAVDA, from the coding sequence ATGACAACGCACGGTATCAAGCGGGTGAAGCTGACGGCGTCGATCGAGCGGGTCGAAATGACCGCGCCGTTCCGCATCACCGGTTACGTCTTCACCCACAACGAAATGCTGGTGGTGCGGCTGGAAAGCGAAGGCCACGTGGGGCACGGCGAGGCGCTCGGCGTGTACTACCACCAGGACACGCCGCCTTCGATGCTGCGGCAGGTCGAGGCATTGCGCGACATCATCGAGGGCGGCATCACGCGGCAGCAGCTGTTGACGCTGCTGCCGCCTGGTGGCGCGCGCAATGCGCTTGACTGCGCATTGTGGGATCTCGAAGCCAAGCAGCAAGGCAAGCCGGTGTGGCAGCTGGCCGGGCTGAACCCGCCCGAGCCGCTGCTGACCACGTTCACCGTGGGCGCCGACGAGCCCGAGGCGATGGCCGAGCGCGCGAGCAGCTACACGCAGGCACGCGCGCTCAAGCTCAAGCTGACGGACGACGATCGCAATGCGGATCGCGTGCGTGCGGTGCGCGCGGTCCGTCCGGACGCGTGGCTGATGGTGGACGCGAACCAGGGCTTCACGCCGGAAACCCTCGCGTCGCTGTTGCCTGCGCTGGTGGAAAGCCGCGTGGCCGTGGTCGAGCAGCCGTTTCCGGTGGGCAAGGAAGCATGGCTGGACGACGTCGACAGCCCCATTCCGCTCGCGGCCGACGAAAGCGTGCAGGACCATCGCGATCTCGAAAAACTGGTCGGCCGTGTCAACGTCATCAACATCAAGCTCGACAAGTGCGGCGGTCTCACCGAGGCGCTGATCCTCGCAAGGCGCGCGCAGGAGCTGGGCTTCAAATTGATGGTGGGCAACATGGGTGGCACGTCGTGGTCGATGGGGCCGGGCTTCGTGGTCGGCGCCTTGTGCATGGTGGTCGACCTCGATGGGCCACTGTTCCTGGTGTCGGACCGCGAGCCTGCGGTGCGTTACGAAGACGGGCGCATCTGGTGCCCGGAAGAAGTCTGGGGCGGCGCCATCGCCGTCGATGCGTAA
- a CDS encoding peptide MFS transporter encodes MSEAEVPARESNWFGHPAGLSILFLTEMWEMFSFFGMRALLVYYMTMHLRIGQEHASLIYGVYAAFVYFTPVFGGIVADRWLGKRNSVVIGGATMALGHFMMASEPLFYPALATIALGNGLFLPSLASQIEGLYRHDDPRAGNAYNIYYIGINLGAFLAPLVCGTLGEAFGWHWGFTAAGLGMLLSLVIYLGGSRYLPPEPVRSEAAIRTRHPVDRAVMQRFGFLITVAAIVVVFRGAYEQVGNTIALWASEGVDRQVTAGWSIPMTWFQSLDSLVVFTATPLLVIRWARLAKRGIETPWLKKMAFGAAVVGASYLILAAVAAWSEVHGTRASWVWLLGWFIMMTLGELYILPIGLGLFGRMAPEGFRATSIATWFFAGFFGNLLAGALGTLWSSLTHGWFFVLIGLVAGLAAALLYILGLRLGHVETREDASAAMVLSR; translated from the coding sequence ATGTCCGAAGCGGAAGTTCCGGCACGGGAAAGCAACTGGTTCGGCCATCCGGCCGGCCTCAGCATCCTGTTTCTCACCGAGATGTGGGAGATGTTTTCCTTCTTCGGCATGCGCGCGTTGCTGGTCTACTACATGACCATGCACCTGAGGATCGGCCAGGAGCATGCGTCGCTGATCTATGGCGTGTACGCTGCCTTCGTGTACTTCACGCCGGTCTTTGGCGGCATCGTCGCGGACCGCTGGCTGGGCAAGCGCAACTCGGTCGTCATCGGCGGCGCCACCATGGCGCTGGGCCATTTCATGATGGCGTCCGAGCCGTTGTTCTATCCGGCGCTGGCGACGATCGCGCTCGGCAACGGATTGTTCCTGCCCAGCCTCGCCAGCCAGATCGAGGGCCTCTACCGGCACGACGATCCGCGTGCCGGCAACGCCTACAACATCTATTACATCGGCATCAATCTCGGCGCGTTCCTGGCACCGCTGGTGTGCGGCACGCTGGGCGAAGCGTTCGGCTGGCATTGGGGCTTTACCGCGGCCGGCCTCGGCATGCTGCTGTCGCTGGTGATCTATCTGGGCGGCAGTCGCTACCTGCCGCCGGAGCCTGTGCGAAGCGAGGCGGCCATTCGTACGCGGCATCCGGTGGATCGCGCGGTGATGCAGCGCTTTGGTTTCCTCATCACCGTGGCGGCGATCGTCGTGGTGTTTCGCGGCGCCTACGAACAGGTGGGCAATACCATCGCGCTGTGGGCAAGCGAAGGCGTCGATCGCCAGGTGACGGCGGGCTGGAGCATTCCAATGACGTGGTTCCAGTCGCTGGATTCGCTGGTAGTGTTCACCGCGACGCCGCTGCTGGTGATCCGCTGGGCGCGCCTGGCCAAGCGCGGTATCGAAACGCCATGGCTGAAGAAGATGGCGTTTGGCGCGGCGGTGGTGGGCGCGTCCTACCTGATTCTCGCTGCCGTCGCCGCCTGGTCGGAGGTGCACGGCACGCGCGCCAGCTGGGTATGGCTGCTGGGCTGGTTCATCATGATGACGCTGGGCGAGCTGTACATCCTGCCGATCGGCCTGGGCCTGTTCGGCCGCATGGCGCCGGAAGGGTTTCGCGCGACCAGCATCGCCACCTGGTTCTTCGCCGGCTTCTTCGGCAACCTCCTGGCCGGTGCGCTGGGCACGCTCTGGAGCAGCCTGACGCATGGCTGGTTCTTCGTGCTGATCGGCCTGGTGGCAGGGCTGGCGGCGGCGCTTTTGTATATCCTAGGCCTGCGCCTGGGCCACGTTGAAACACGCGAGGACGCGAGCGCAGCCATGGTGCTTTCCCGATAA